GGCATGGAATTGCCGAATATGCCGCTGCTGCGCAGCATTTCCGTGAACCGCCGCATCAGAGGCAGTAGCCGGTGCTTCGGCATGTTCGGGATCAATTCATAGAGCATGCACCCCTGACGGAACAACGAGTGTGAGCGGGTCTTCGATGTGTTGGACTTGAGTAGTCGATCCATTCCCAGGCTCTCGCCCGCCGTCCCGAGCATGGTCAGCAGCGCCATCGCAAACGCGCTGATCAGCAGCAGCCGATCGCGCCGCTCTGGTTCGGCGATGCGGATCTCAGCCATCCCCATCCCAAAACGCAAATCCTTGACGTCCCTGAAGCTGGGTTCGATCGTCCAGCGCCGGGAATATTGCTTGATCAATGTCCCTGCAGACGCCACGGCGTCACTGCTCGCCAGGCACCACGGCTCCTTCATGTCACGCGCATGTACGCACACCACGGCACCGACCTGATAGGCGTGCGAGGCGGTGACGCGCGCACCACGCAGTTTGCGCGCCCGGCCTGATTTGCCGACCCAGTCCGCCGCGGTTCGCGTCTCGCCTGCGGCATCGGTGACATGGATGTTGCCACGAAAGCGAATGACATAGGCAAAGCCAAGCTCCGCAAGATACGCGAACAGCTTGTGGTCACCGAAGCCGCGGTCGGCGAGGATGGTCACCCGGCAGCCGGGCGGGACAACCTCCGACAGGCGGCGCAGGCAAGTATCCTCGATGGCGTTGCGCTGATCTTTCAGCTCATCTTTCCACATCGACAGCCACAACAGAGGCATTGCCCGGCCATGGCTGCTCACCAGGTTGAGCGCCAACGTTGCCTGATCGTCGCCGTCGAAATCCGTCCAGTCCATGGCAACGACGATGTCGGTCTGCGAACCCACCAAATGCGGTACCCAACGGGCGAAGCTTTCCCAGACGTCGATACTCTCGTTACTGAGCATGCGATCAACCTGCTTGATCGCGTGCTTGGTCACCAGCCCGCGCGCCTGTGCCAACGCCTGACCGATCATCGCGACGGCGAGCGACGCGCCGGTCATCACGCCCAGTGTCGCAGCAGACAGGGAGTCAACGCGTTTGGCGTGGAGATCGTGGGCATACAACTCGTCAATGAATGCGCGGATGTCCTTCAACCGCCCACCGTCACGCTTTTTCGATGCTGCAATTCCCATGATCCACCCTCATCCATGCATTCCAACGCTTGGTAGAGAATCGCAGCGAATCGGCGCAAGACCTACGCTTATGGAAAATAAGGGGAGTCGTGAGCTCGTTCGCCCGTTTGTATTCGATAGAGTCTTCATCCGACCATTTTTCGCATTCGAGAAGAATAAGATCTTCTGAGTTCTCCGCAGCGAATCTCGGGGCGTCTGTTGCTATTCCTACAATTTTTTTCAGATCAGGAAATTTATTTTTAGCGCTGCCGCAAGCTATTTTTAGTAAATTTTGACGAAAAGTTCTGTAGATATCATAATTCGAAATTCTTAATTTTCTAATCTGAAGAAAAACATAGCCTTTGGTTCTATCGAATGAAGTCATAAAGATCATTTTTCGTTGGATACTGTCCTCATCAAGTTCTTCATAAGGAAACGAATTAATAGCTTCGGCTATCCCGTTTGCTAGAGCGCGACGGGCCAAACGTCCCTCCTTAGCCATCTCTTGAACGGCGCTTGGTCCAAACGGAGTTGTATTACCTAATGCGGTCCCGTCCAGTATGTGTCTGCTGGTCTTTTGAATCAATCTATCCCAAAGATACGATATTTTATTGGCTTCATTCCGCTCACGATATTGCGCGGACGCTGCAAAACGTTTCCACTCTCCCTCACCAATTACCAAGAAATTACAGCTATTTTTCTGTGGGCCGATGCGATATTTCTCGGCCTTATCATCAAAATTCAGGAAGTAGTGAGCAAGTAAATCTTCTTCTCCAGCGTACACTAGACCATCATATTTTTTGATTACACGCTCTTTTTCAACAAAATACTCTGTTAGATCTTTTATCGTATCCAATTCTTTCAGTATGATTTCAAGATTGTGACTATCTAATACATGAGTAGGATCATCTTTATTAAGTGATATCATAAATGGGAGCTGTAAAGGTAATTTTACATCACCGTATCCGATAGCCATACTGCCATATACGTTTTCAGTTGAAAATCCTTCGCAGGCTTCTTTTGCGCCGTGTGCGATAATTATCTGAAATATATTAATTTTAGAACGATCGTTAGGCAATGATATATGATTTTTGCACTTTGGATCAGAAAAAATAGGTCTGCCGCTTGTGATGTGCCGCTTTGCGCCTCTTGCTGTATTTATCTGATCGGTTATTACTTTTTTGTGCCAACGCGTCCATGCAAGTTCAAGATCGTCAGTATCGTTGGATATGCGGACCTCACGATCAAAAAATAAGAAAATATTCTCGTCTGAGATGGCTATCAAGTCGCACATTTCAGTTCCAGGGCTGCGGAACGGATTTGCATAACTCCATAAGCGGAGGAACGTTCGGTCGCAAAGCTGAGCAAGTAGACGCTCAGTAGCCGTCACACCCAAAGATTTTGAGATCACTTCCAACCGTCCAATAAAATATAAAATGCACGAGCATTCACCAAGCACTCTCTAACTGAACTCTTGAAACGAATCAAGAACGGACATGGAGTATTCGATCCAGCCTAAAGCGTCACGAAGTAAATGCTATGTCAACGGTCTTGGAATGATGCAGTTTTAGTTTCACGACCGCTTTTCGGGCCGCTCTTAATGATCAAAGTTTTTTTTGCTTCTTTTTTGTTCACAAAAAAGAAGATTCTTCTACCTGACCTGACCTAACCTTACTTCCCTGCGATCGCCCGGATTGCCTGAGCGAGGTGGGGGGCGGTGGATTGGAGGGCGTAGTTGGTGGCGACGCGGGTTCGGGCGGCGGTGCTCATGGTTTGGCGGAGGGTGGGGGTGTCGCGGAGTTGGCGGAGTCGGGTGAGCCAGTCGGTGTCGGTGGTGGCGAGGAAGCCTGTGGTGCCGTCGTCGATGATGGTGGTGTTGGCGCCGACGGGGCTGCCGATGGTGGGGCGTCCGCAGGCCATATACTGGATGAGTTTGTAGCCGGATTTGCCGCGGGTCCAGGCGTCATCCGGGAGGGGCATGATGCCGACGTCCATTTCCGCGATGGTGGCGGCTTCGGTGGTTTCGCTCCACGGGAGGTGGCGGCAGGGGATGCCGGGGATGGTGAAGTTGGGGGCGCCGATGATGAGGAGTTCGGTGGGGGATTCGCGGGCGAGGGTTTGGAGGGTGGGGGTGAGGCGGGTGAGGTAGGGGGCGGTGACCGGGGTTCCGATCCAGCCGATGGTGAAGGTGGGGTGGGGTGGGCGCGGGGTGATCGGGTAGTGGGCGAGGTCGACCACGGTGGGGAGGAGGAGGGTGTTGCGGGCGCCGTTGCGGATGGCCCAGTCGCGCAGGGTCTGGTTGGCGACGATGGTGAGGGCGGCGCGGCGAAGGAGGGCGGGGAATTTGTTGCCGAGGGTGGCGCGGAGGAGGCGGTTGCGGAGGGTTCCGCCGGGTTCGTTGCCGTAGCGGAGGAACCAGGCGTCGTCGAAATCGAGGATGAATTTGCGGTCGGCGCCGAGGAGGGTGCGTTCGAAGGCGGCGGGGAGGAAGGGGAGGAGTTCCTTTTCGATCCAGACGATGTCGTGTTCGCGGATGGCGCGGTGGAGTGCGGGGGCGCGGGCGTAGGCGGCGAGGATGGCGGGGAGGCGCGAGCGGTTTTCGTAGAGGGCGGTGACGTAATCGTTGGAGAGGAAGGGGCGCGGGGTGCAGGCGATGCCGTAGGTGGCGAGGGGGGCGGCGTATTGCAGGAGGCGGAGGCGGCTGCTGGCCCCGAGGCGGGCGTAGCGGGTGGCCATGAGGACGCGGATGGTGTCGGCGTGGATGGGGTGGGCGTCGTCGCGCGAGGCGGTGCCGGGCGGGGCGGTGCCGATTCGGTCGAGGTGGACGCTGATCGACATGCTGCGCGGTGGTGCCCTTGGTTCAGATCGTCGTTTCCGATGTATCGAGCAAAAGCGCAAGGCGGGCGGATTTCAAGGGGGGTGGGCTAGATTGTGTCGGGTGCCGGGGGTGTGGAGGGGGTGGACGTGTCGGGTTTGGGTGGGGCGGAGGTGAGGATGAGCCAGCCGGCGCCGATCAGCATGGCGCTGACCATGACGAAGGGCGCGCCGGGGAGACGCCAGGCGGTGTGGCGGCTGAAGAGGTCGAACACGAAGGCGCCGGTGAGGGGGGCGGCGATGGCGGTGAGGCCTTCGATCGAGGAGAGGGCACCGGCCATGCGGCCTTGCTGGTCGGGTGGGAGGGCGCGCGAGATCATGCTGCGGATGGCGGGGTTGGCGATCGAGCCGAGGGAGGTGAAGGCGACGCCGATGAAGAGGAAGGCGGGTGTGGGGGCGAAGCCGAACAGGAGGTAGCCGATGGCGCTGGAGGTGAAGCCGATGAGGGCGGCACCGCGTTCGCCGAACCAGGCGACGGCGCGTTTCACCAGAGTGAATTGCACGATGGTCGAGCTGACGCCGACGGCGGCGAAGAGGAGGCCGTTTTGCTGGGGGCCCCAGTTGAAGCGGAGTTCGGTGAAGAGGACGAGGACGGCCTGGAGGGCACCGAGGCCGAACCAGCGGACGCTCCAGGCGGCGGCGAGGCGCCAGAGGCGGGGGACGGTGGTGAGCAGGCGCATGGCACCGAGCGGGGTGGCTTCGCGCAGGCGGAGCGGGCGGCGGCGTTCGACGGGGAGGGATTCGGGCAGGACGAAGATGCCGTAGGTGACGTTGAGGGCGACGAGGCCGGCGGCGACGAGGAAGGGGAGGCGCAGGTCGATCGCGCCGAGGAAGCCGCCGAGCATGGGGCCGGCCATGAAGCCGAGGCCGAAGGCGGCGCCGATCAGGCCGAAGCGCTGGGCGCGTTTTTCGGGCGGGGTGATGTCGGCGATGTAGGCGCTGGCGGCGGAGACGTTGCCGGCGGTGGCGCCGGCGAGGAAGCGGCCGATGAAGAGCCAGCCGATGGTGGGGGCGAAGGCGAGGAGGATGTAGTTGGCGGCACTTCCGGACAGGGAGATGAGGATGAGGCGGCGGCGGCCGTAGCGGTCGCTGAGCTGGCCGAGGATGGGGGCGGCGAAGAACTGGGTTGCGGCGAAGGTCATGCTGAGGACACCGACCCAGAGGGCGGCGTGGGAGGCGGGGACGTGGGCGAGTTTCTGGACCAGTTCGGGCAGGATGGGCGCGATCAGGCCGAAGCCGAGCGAGTCGATGACCAGGACGGCGAAGATGAACCCCATGGCGGGGGGATGCCCGGTTTCGGGGCGGGAGTCACGAGGGGGTCGGGAGGTGGGGCTGAAACAAGGCGGGCGTGCTTCAATTCTGCCGCAGGGCGCGGGCAGGAGGGATGGGCGGTTGTTTTGTGACGATGGGCCGCCCCATATGGGGTGGATGGGGGACCAGACATGCGTATTTCGCGGCCAAGGCCGGTAACGGACGGGCCTGTGAGTGTTTCGCCCGCGGAGACGCCGGGGTTGCGCGGACTGCTTTCGCTGGCGGTGGCGGTGGTGGTGGTGGGCGCGCTGTATTTCGCGCGCGAGGTGTTGATCCCCATTACTCTGGCGGTGTTGCTGAGTTTTCTGGTGGCGCCGATCGCGGCGTTTCTGCGGCGATGGCATTTCGGGCGGAGCGGTTCGGTGGTGGTGGCGATGCTGCTGCCGCTGGTGGTGCTGATGGGGCTGGGGGCGGTGATCGGTACCCAGGTGAGCGCGCTGGTGCAGGAGGTGCCGGAGGAGCAGACGGTGATCGTGCACAAGATCGACACAATCCGGGATGCGACGATCGGCAATTTGGACAGTTTCGTGAAGCAGGCGGGCAAGGAGTTGCAGCGCGCGGCGGCCCCGAAGGCGCCAAGCGCGCCGGTGGCGGGTGCGCCGAAGCCGCCGGAACGGGTTTCGGTGGTGCCGCCGCCGGTTTCGCCGACCGATGTGGCGAAGGGGATTATCGGGCCGGTGCTGGGGCCGCTGGCGGCCATGGTGATCGTGTTTACGGTGGCGACGTTCATTTTGTTGTATCGGGAGGATCTGCGGGACCGGATGATCCGGTTGTTCGGGTCGAACGATCTGCACCGGACGACCACGGCGATCGATGATGCGGCGGATCGGCTGAGTCGGTATTTTCTGACCAAGTTTCTGATCAATGCCGCCTTCGGGGTGATCGTGGGCGTGGGGCTTGCGCTTATCGGGGTGCCGGGGGCGATTTTGTGGGGGGTGCTGACGGCGCTGGCGCGGTTCATTCCGTATGTCGGCAGTTTTATTGCGGCGGTGCCGCCGTTGCTGCTGGCGGCGGCGATCGAGCCGGGGTGGGGGATGGTGATCGCGGTGCTCATTCTGTTCGGGGTGGGCGAGACGGTGACCGGGCAGGTGGTCGAGCCGATGATGTATGGGCGGACCACCGGGTTGTCGCCGGTTTCGGTGATCGTGGCGGCGATTTTCTGGGGGTGGCTGTGGGGGCCGATCGGGCTGCTGGTGTCGACGCCGCTGACGCTGCTGTTCGTGGTGCTGGGGCGGCATGTGGAGCGGCTGGAGTTTCTCGATGTGCTGCTGGGCGACCGGCCGGCGCTGACGCCGGTGGAGACTTTGTATCAGCGGGCGCTGGCGGGGGACCCGGACGAGGCGCTGGATCAGGCCGAGGCGGTGCTGCGGGATCATACGCTGGTGGAATATTACGACGAGGTGGTGCTGCCGGCGCTGCGGCTGGCGGCGGGGGATGCGACGCGGGGGGCGTTGTATCCGGGACAGTTGGAGCGGATTACCGAGACGGTCGAGGAATTGCTGGCCGGGCTTGCGGGGCATCGGGACCGGGAGGATGAGACTGGGCCGACGGTTGGGCTGCCGGCGCGGGAGGATTGGGCCGCGGTGTGGCAGGGCGATGCGCCGGTGCTGTGCATTGCGGGGCGCGGGCCGCTGGATCGGCAGGGGTGCGATATCGTGGCGCAATTGCTGGGGCGGCACGGAGTCGGGGTGCGGGTGGTCGGGCATGAGGCGGCGGCGCGGACGCATATTGCGAGCCTCGATACCGACGGGGTGGCGATGATCGTGCTGTGCTACCTCGATATCGCGGCGGCACCTTCGAGCCTGCGGTATCTGGCGCAGCGGGTGCGGGGGTTGCGGCCGGATGTGAAGGTGGCGGCGGGGTTCTGGACCACCAAGGAGGATTACGAGCGCTACAGCGATTTTCAGGCGGCGATCGGGGCCAGGTTTTACCCGACGTCGCTGCGCGAGGCGGTGGATCAGGTGCTGGGCGAGGCGGTGGCGACGGCGGCGCGCGGCCGGGTGGTTTCAGCCGATCATGAACCAGAGGCGGAAGAGCATGTTTTCAAGCTCGGTCTGCCGCTTCAGCCCGGGGCAGCGTAGGGCGCGCGAGCGGGGGGCGACGCCGCCGCGCAGACCATCGCCGATGCGGGCGATGTCGGCGCGGGCCTGATCGGTGAGGTATTCGGTGTGGGCGGCGAGCTGGGTGACGTGGCGGCGCATCATGGTCATGAAGATGCCGGGGCCGCGCCGGAGGGCGGCGACCGCGCGGGCGAGGGTGGAGGGCGGCGAGCCGATCAGGTTGGCGCGGTGCTGGCGGTAGAGCACGACGGGCTTGGGGTCGATCACGACGAGGCCGCCGCAGGCGGTGATCACGATGTAGCTCCACCAGTCGTGCACCGTGCCGGGCGGGCCGGGGATGCGGGCGACCAGATCGGCGGCGGCGCGGTTCATGACCATGGTGTTGCCGTGGACGATGTTCTGGGTGAGGCTCGCGGGGAAACCGGGTTTGTCGCCGGGGAGGATCGAGAGATTGTGGCCCTGCAGGTGTTCGTCGACCAGATATTGGCGGGCGCAGTAGAGCATGGCCTGGTTGCCGGCGGCTTTGAGGGCATCGCGGGCGCGGGCGAGCTTGTCGGGCAGCCAGACATCGTCCTGATCGGCGAAGGCGACGGCATCGGCGTCGGCGGCTTCGGGGAGCAGCGAGAGGAAGCTCTGGGCGGCGCCGAGATGGGTGCCGGAACTGGCGGTTTCGCGGCAGCGGTGATCGCCGATCCGGGCGGCGAAGGCGGCCATGATGCTGCGGGTGTCGTCGGTCGAGCCGTCGTCGCGCCAGACGATGCGCCAGGCATCGTCGGTCTGGCGTTCGAAGCTTTCCAACTGCTCGGGCAGGAAACGGGCGCCGTTGTAGGTGGAAAGCAGGATCGCGATCATGGCGAGGCGTCGGCTGACAGCATCGCGGTGACGATGCGGGTGGTGGCGTCGCGCCAGTCGGGCAGGCGGAGGCCGAACGTGTTCGCAAGTTTGGTGTTGTCGAGCCGGGAGTCGGCGGGGCGGCGGACCGGGGTGGGCCAGTCGGCGGTGGTGATGGCGGTGACGGTGGGGCGGGATTCGCCCAAGGGAGCGGCGATGTCGAAAATGGCTTCGGCGAAGCCGTGCCACGTGGTGTCGCCCGCGTTGGTGGCGTGGAAAATGCCCTGATAGGCGGGCTGCCAGCCAGTGGTGCGGATTTTCGTGGCGATGGCGAGGAGGACGCCGGCGAGATCCTCGGCGGCGGTGGGGGTGCCGCGCTGGTCGCCCACCACGCGGAGCGCATTGGTTTTGCGCGAGGCGTTGATCATGGTGCGGGCGAAGTTTTTGCCGCGGGCGGAGAATACCCACGCGGTGCGCAGGATCATGGCCTCCGCACCCGAGGCGAGGACCGCGCGCTCGCCCGCCTCCTTGCTCGCGCCATAGACGCCGAGCGGGGCGACGGGATCGGATTCCAGATAGGGGCTGCCCTTGGCGCCATCGAACACGTAATCGGTCGAGACGTGGAGCAGCGGTACCCCGGCATCGCGGCAGAGACGGGCGAGCTGGGCCGGACCGTCGCAGTTGGCGCGCCATGCTTCGGCCTCGTGCTGCTCGGCGGCATCCACCGCCGTCCACGCCGCCGCGTTGATCACCAGCGAGGGGGCGGTTTCGGCGAAACAATGCGCGATGGTTTCGGGGCGCTCGAAATCGAAATCCGGGCGGCTGACCGCGCGATAGGGGAGGGAGGCCTGCGCCGCCAGAGCCATGCCGAGCTGGCCGGTTGCGCCCGTGATGAGGATCGGGCGGTCGGTCATCACATCGCGAACCACGGCTCGCACGCGGCCAGACGCGGCATGATCACATCCTTGTCCGACAGCACGGCCTGATCGGGGGCGACCGGCCAGGGCAGGGCAAGATCGGGGTCGTTCCAGATCACGCCACGCTCGGAGGCCTTGTCGTAGCCGACGGTGACTTTGTAGATCACCTCGGTATCGGGCTCCAGCGTGCAGAACCCGTGCAGGAAGCCGCCCGGAATCCAGAGCTGTCTGCCGTTGGCCGCCGACAATTCGACCGCGACGAACCTGCCATAGTCGGGTGAGCCCTTGCGGATGTCCACCGCGACATCCCAGATCGATCCGCGCACGCACCGCACCAGCTTGCCCTGCACGAACGGGGCGATCTGGCAATGCAGGCCCCGGATCGTGCCGGTCTGGGCGGAATAGGAATGGTTGTCCTGAACGAAATGCTCGGTGAAGCCGAGCGCCGCCAGCTTCGCGCTGTTCCAGCTTTCGCTGAACCAGCCCCGGGAATCGCCGAACCGGGGCGGCGAGATCACCAGAACCTCCGCAATCGCCTGTGCCTCGATCATGCGTGCAACCCATCCGCCAGCTCGACCAGCACGCGGCCCAGTTCGGTTTTTCCCAGCTTCACCGCCCGCCCCCTCAATGTTGCCGCATCGATGAATCCCATGCGAAACGCCACCTCCTCCGGACAGCCGACCAGATTGCCCTGACGCTGCTGGATTGTCTGCACGAATAACGCCGCCTGCAACAGGGAATCCGGCGTCCCGGCATCGAGCCACGCCGTGCCGCGCCCGAGCCTTTCGACATGCAGCGACCCGTCTTCGAGATAAAGCCGGTTCAGATCAGTGATTTCCAGCTCGCCACGCGGCGACGGCCTGATCGCATGGGCAAACCGGGTAACCCGATCGTCATAAAAATATAACCCGGTGACCGCCCAGTTCGAGGACGGCACCGCCGGCTTCTCGACAATCTCGACCGCACGACCCTCATGATCGAAACTCACCACACCATACCGCTCGGGATCGCGCACCTGATAGGCAAACACCGTCGCCCCCTCCGGCCGGCACGCCGCCGCCCGCAACGATACCGACAAATGATCGGCATGAATCAGATTATCGCCCAGCGCCAAGGCACACGCCTGCCCCCCCAGCCACTCCTCGCCGATCAGAAACGCCTGCGCCAACCCGTCGGGCGACGCCTGCTCCGCATACGTCATCGAAATCCCGAACTGCGACCCATCCCCAAGCAACCGCTGGAACTGCGGCAGATCCGCCGGAGTCGAAATCAACAACACATCCCGTATCCCCGCCAATAACAACGTCGATAACGGATAATACACCATCGGCTTGTCATAAACCGGCAATAACTGCTTGGACGTCGCCTGCGTC
This sequence is a window from Acidiphilium acidophilum. Protein-coding genes within it:
- a CDS encoding IS4 family transposase; amino-acid sequence: MGIAASKKRDGGRLKDIRAFIDELYAHDLHAKRVDSLSAATLGVMTGASLAVAMIGQALAQARGLVTKHAIKQVDRMLSNESIDVWESFARWVPHLVGSQTDIVVAMDWTDFDGDDQATLALNLVSSHGRAMPLLWLSMWKDELKDQRNAIEDTCLRRLSEVVPPGCRVTILADRGFGDHKLFAYLAELGFAYVIRFRGNIHVTDAAGETRTAADWVGKSGRARKLRGARVTASHAYQVGAVVCVHARDMKEPWCLASSDAVASAGTLIKQYSRRWTIEPSFRDVKDLRFGMGMAEIRIAEPERRDRLLLISAFAMALLTMLGTAGESLGMDRLLKSNTSKTRSHSLFRQGCMLYELIPNMPKHRLLPLMRRFTEMLRSSGIFGNSMPAT
- a CDS encoding glycosyltransferase family 4 protein translates to MSISVHLDRIGTAPPGTASRDDAHPIHADTIRVLMATRYARLGASSRLRLLQYAAPLATYGIACTPRPFLSNDYVTALYENRSRLPAILAAYARAPALHRAIREHDIVWIEKELLPFLPAAFERTLLGADRKFILDFDDAWFLRYGNEPGGTLRNRLLRATLGNKFPALLRRAALTIVANQTLRDWAIRNGARNTLLLPTVVDLAHYPITPRPPHPTFTIGWIGTPVTAPYLTRLTPTLQTLARESPTELLIIGAPNFTIPGIPCRHLPWSETTEAATIAEMDVGIMPLPDDAWTRGKSGYKLIQYMACGRPTIGSPVGANTTIIDDGTTGFLATTDTDWLTRLRQLRDTPTLRQTMSTAARTRVATNYALQSTAPHLAQAIRAIAGK
- a CDS encoding MFS transporter — encoded protein: MGFIFAVLVIDSLGFGLIAPILPELVQKLAHVPASHAALWVGVLSMTFAATQFFAAPILGQLSDRYGRRRLILISLSGSAANYILLAFAPTIGWLFIGRFLAGATAGNVSAASAYIADITPPEKRAQRFGLIGAAFGLGFMAGPMLGGFLGAIDLRLPFLVAAGLVALNVTYGIFVLPESLPVERRRPLRLREATPLGAMRLLTTVPRLWRLAAAWSVRWFGLGALQAVLVLFTELRFNWGPQQNGLLFAAVGVSSTIVQFTLVKRAVAWFGERGAALIGFTSSAIGYLLFGFAPTPAFLFIGVAFTSLGSIANPAIRSMISRALPPDQQGRMAGALSSIEGLTAIAAPLTGAFVFDLFSRHTAWRLPGAPFVMVSAMLIGAGWLILTSAPPKPDTSTPSTPPAPDTI
- a CDS encoding AI-2E family transporter, whose product is MSVSPAETPGLRGLLSLAVAVVVVGALYFAREVLIPITLAVLLSFLVAPIAAFLRRWHFGRSGSVVVAMLLPLVVLMGLGAVIGTQVSALVQEVPEEQTVIVHKIDTIRDATIGNLDSFVKQAGKELQRAAAPKAPSAPVAGAPKPPERVSVVPPPVSPTDVAKGIIGPVLGPLAAMVIVFTVATFILLYREDLRDRMIRLFGSNDLHRTTTAIDDAADRLSRYFLTKFLINAAFGVIVGVGLALIGVPGAILWGVLTALARFIPYVGSFIAAVPPLLLAAAIEPGWGMVIAVLILFGVGETVTGQVVEPMMYGRTTGLSPVSVIVAAIFWGWLWGPIGLLVSTPLTLLFVVLGRHVERLEFLDVLLGDRPALTPVETLYQRALAGDPDEALDQAEAVLRDHTLVEYYDEVVLPALRLAAGDATRGALYPGQLERITETVEELLAGLAGHRDREDETGPTVGLPAREDWAAVWQGDAPVLCIAGRGPLDRQGCDIVAQLLGRHGVGVRVVGHEAAARTHIASLDTDGVAMIVLCYLDIAAAPSSLRYLAQRVRGLRPDVKVAAGFWTTKEDYERYSDFQAAIGARFYPTSLREAVDQVLGEAVATAARGRVVSADHEPEAEEHVFKLGLPLQPGAA
- a CDS encoding glycosyltransferase; translation: MIAILLSTYNGARFLPEQLESFERQTDDAWRIVWRDDGSTDDTRSIMAAFAARIGDHRCRETASSGTHLGAAQSFLSLLPEAADADAVAFADQDDVWLPDKLARARDALKAAGNQAMLYCARQYLVDEHLQGHNLSILPGDKPGFPASLTQNIVHGNTMVMNRAAADLVARIPGPPGTVHDWWSYIVITACGGLVVIDPKPVVLYRQHRANLIGSPPSTLARAVAALRRGPGIFMTMMRRHVTQLAAHTEYLTDQARADIARIGDGLRGGVAPRSRALRCPGLKRQTELENMLFRLWFMIG
- the rfbD gene encoding dTDP-4-dehydrorhamnose reductase; this encodes MTDRPILITGATGQLGMALAAQASLPYRAVSRPDFDFERPETIAHCFAETAPSLVINAAAWTAVDAAEQHEAEAWRANCDGPAQLARLCRDAGVPLLHVSTDYVFDGAKGSPYLESDPVAPLGVYGASKEAGERAVLASGAEAMILRTAWVFSARGKNFARTMINASRKTNALRVVGDQRGTPTAAEDLAGVLLAIATKIRTTGWQPAYQGIFHATNAGDTTWHGFAEAIFDIAAPLGESRPTVTAITTADWPTPVRRPADSRLDNTKLANTFGLRLPDWRDATTRIVTAMLSADASP
- the rfbC gene encoding dTDP-4-dehydrorhamnose 3,5-epimerase, translated to MIEAQAIAEVLVISPPRFGDSRGWFSESWNSAKLAALGFTEHFVQDNHSYSAQTGTIRGLHCQIAPFVQGKLVRCVRGSIWDVAVDIRKGSPDYGRFVAVELSAANGRQLWIPGGFLHGFCTLEPDTEVIYKVTVGYDKASERGVIWNDPDLALPWPVAPDQAVLSDKDVIMPRLAACEPWFAM
- the rfbA gene encoding glucose-1-phosphate thymidylyltransferase RfbA; translated protein: MITKGIILAGGSGTRLHPTTQATSKQLLPVYDKPMVYYPLSTLLLAGIRDVLLISTPADLPQFQRLLGDGSQFGISMTYAEQASPDGLAQAFLIGEEWLGGQACALALGDNLIHADHLSVSLRAAACRPEGATVFAYQVRDPERYGVVSFDHEGRAVEIVEKPAVPSSNWAVTGLYFYDDRVTRFAHAIRPSPRGELEITDLNRLYLEDGSLHVERLGRGTAWLDAGTPDSLLQAALFVQTIQQRQGNLVGCPEEVAFRMGFIDAATLRGRAVKLGKTELGRVLVELADGLHA